The Panicum virgatum strain AP13 chromosome 5K, P.virgatum_v5, whole genome shotgun sequence genome has a window encoding:
- the LOC120709217 gene encoding probable inactive purple acid phosphatase 16 gives MRWRRSLAAAGVLLAALALTTAGLRPTATERGQPPSGADASRPPLRFGSGGSFKVALFADLHYGEDAWTDWGPAQDAGSDRVMAAVLDAEKPDLVVYLGDLVTANNLPIPNASLYWDRAVSAARGRGIPWASVFGNHDDMPFEWPPEWFSPDGVPPLRCPPPTSMSASGADQGCSFRGTPRIDLITAEISKNRLSYSSSGPKDLWPGVSNYVLQVLSRSHDDPALLLYFLDSGGGSYTEVLSSAQVKWFQSQSQFLNPNGRIPELIFWHIPSTAYVKVAPKAKSEIRKPCVGSINKEDVAPQAAEWGMMDALAKRPSVKAIFVGHNHGLDWCCPYEKMWLCFARHTGYGGYGNWPRGARIIQITENPSSTVSWIRMENGTKHSDVTLSS, from the exons atgcggtggcggcgcagcctcgccgccgcgggcgtcCTGCTCGCCGCGCTGGCGCTCACAACCGCGGGGCTGCGCCCGACGGCCACGGAGCGCGGGCAGCCGCCGTCGGGCGCCGACgccagccggccgccgctgcggtTTGGGTCGGGAGGGTCGTTCAAGGTGGCGCTCTTCGCGGACCTGCATTACGGCGAGGACGCGTGGACGGACTGGGGCCCCGCGCAGGACGCCGGCTCCGACCGCGTCATGGCCGCCGTCCTCGACGCCGAGAAGCCCG ACTTGGTGGTGTACCTCGGCGATCTCGTGACGGCGAACAACCTCCCGATCCCCAACGCGAGCCTCTACTGGGACAGGGCGGTTTCTGCGGCCAGAGGCAGGGGGATCCCGTGGGCGTCCGTGTTCGGGAACCACGACGACATGCCCTTCGAGTGGCCGCCCGAGTGGTTCTCCCCTGACGGCGTTCCGCCGCTGCGCTGCCCACCACCCACGAGCATGTCCGCTTCAG GTGCGGATCAAGGATGCAGCTTCCGAGGGACTCCGCGGATTGATCTCATCACAGCAGAGATCAGCAAGAACAGGCTGTCCTACTCATCCAGCGGCCCCAAGGACCTGTGGCCCGGCGTCTCCAACTACGTCCTGCAAGTGCTCTCACGCTCCCACGACGACCCGGCTCTGCTCCTGTATTTCCTTGATTCCGGTGGAGGATCGTACACGGAGGTCTTATCTAGTGCTCAGGTCAAGTGGTTTCAGAGCCAGTCGCAGTTCCTGAATCCAAATGGAAG GATCCCTGAGCTGATCTTTTGGCACATACCAAGCACAGCATATGTCAAGGTAGCTCCAAAGGCCAAATCTGAAATTAGGAAGCCCTGTGTTGGCTCTATCAACAAGGAGGATGTGGCGCCACAAGCAGCTGAATGGGGTATGATGGATGCTCTTGCAAAGAGGCCGTCAGTTAAG GCAATCTTTGTTGGGCACAACCACGGGCTGGACTGGTGCTGCCCGTACGAGAAGATGTGGCTATGTTTTGCTCGGCACACCGGTTATGGAGGTTACGGCAACTGGCCCAGAGGAGCAAGGATCATTCAGATAACTGAGAACCCATCCTCGACTGTGTCATGGATACGGATGGAGAACGGGACGAAGCACAGTGATGTTACACTAAGCTCCTGA
- the LOC120709215 gene encoding uncharacterized protein LOC120709215 produces the protein MARGLVAGLSVPVRLGASAAPPCTGRASARPVGGRGRRRGLMVVRAGGPPSTNALILAFVLPLSLFVGTLVTAARVADDLDDRFLREMEINKAILEENEASGEDDDREYDEDEGYEEEEEQAPVEEKEAVVVGAAVAAAGTRTRNRPRRQV, from the exons ATGGCGCGGGGCCTCGTCGCTGGTCTCTCTGTGCCGGTGCGTCTCGgcgccagcgccgcgccgccctgcaCCGGGCGGGCCTCCGCGCGGCCGGTgggagggcgcgggcggcggcggggcctgaTGGTGGTGCGCGCGGGCGGGCCGCCCAGCACCAACGCGCTCATCCTGGCCTTCGTGCTGCCGCTCTCCCTCTTCGTCGGCACCCTCGTCACCGCCGCCCGCGTCGCCGACGACCTCGACGACCGCTTCCTGCGGGAG ATGGAGATCAACAAAGCGATACTGGAAGAGAACGAGGCTTCTGGTGAAGACGATGACAGAGAGTACGACGAAGACGAAGGGtatgaagaagaggaggagcaaGCCCCGGTGGAGGAAAAGGAGGCCGTTGTTGTTGGTGCTGCggtagctgctgctggtacaCGCACCAGGAACAGGCCGAGAAGACAAGTATAA